A genomic stretch from Pseudomonadota bacterium includes:
- a CDS encoding winged helix-turn-helix transcriptional regulator codes for MKLIATGIAESEAGPDEPFRLERFIPYRLSVLTNLLSRAIGRLYGRRFGLAIPEWRVMAVLARFAPLAAAELCTRTAMDKVQVSRAVARLKAAGYIVRSVDTADRRRSRLRLSSSGRAVHDAIVPMARAAEAKFIADLAPADRATLDRLLGLLLDRAQTLDAAGNIADKT; via the coding sequence ATGAAACTAATTGCAACCGGAATCGCCGAATCCGAGGCCGGCCCCGACGAGCCGTTCCGGCTCGAGCGGTTCATTCCTTATCGACTGTCGGTGCTGACGAACCTGCTCAGCCGCGCAATCGGCCGGCTCTACGGCCGCCGCTTCGGCCTCGCCATTCCGGAGTGGCGCGTCATGGCAGTGCTCGCCCGCTTCGCCCCACTTGCGGCGGCCGAGCTTTGCACCCGTACGGCGATGGACAAGGTCCAGGTCAGCCGCGCCGTGGCGCGGCTCAAGGCGGCAGGGTACATCGTGCGCTCGGTCGACACCGCGGATCGGCGGCGCTCGCGGCTGCGGCTATCGTCCTCGGGCCGCGCCGTGCACGACGCCATCGTGCCGATGGCGCGCGCCGCCGAAGCGAAGTTCATCGCCGATCTGGCGCCCGCAGACCGCGCCACGCTGGACCGGCTGCTCGGCCTCCTGCTTGATCGCGCGCAAACGCTCGACGCTGCCGGCAACATTGCCGACAAGACGTAG
- the hppD gene encoding 4-hydroxyphenylpyruvate dioxygenase — translation MALARAKPAAKVPRRLALRPRTRPSVKAARAAIGPNPMGTDGFEFVEYTATDTRALGRLFESLGFSAVAKHRSKNVLLYRQGDVNFVVNAEPDSFAQSFARVHGPSACAMAFRVKDAAAAYRRALSLGAMPVEGRVGPMELNIPAIAGIGGSLIYLVDRYGSVGSIYDIDFRPLPGVEPQPKGAGLSYIDHLTHNVHRGRMDQWSKFYERVFNFREIRYFDIEGKVTGLRSRAMTSPCGKIRIPINESADDKSQIAEYLAAYKGEGIQHIALGTDNIYATIDRLRAAKVKFMPTPATYYEMIAARLPGHGEDLARLKKSQILIDGAPTEGAGLLLQIFTTTVIGPIFFEIIQRKGNEGFGEGNFKALFESIELDQIRRGVIKS, via the coding sequence ATGGCGCTTGCCAGAGCAAAGCCGGCGGCGAAAGTGCCGCGTAGACTAGCGCTCCGGCCGCGGACGCGGCCCTCGGTCAAAGCGGCGCGCGCCGCCATCGGTCCCAACCCGATGGGCACCGACGGGTTCGAATTCGTCGAATACACGGCGACCGATACGCGCGCGCTCGGCCGGCTGTTCGAATCTCTCGGCTTCTCGGCGGTGGCGAAGCATCGCTCGAAGAACGTGCTGCTCTACCGCCAGGGCGACGTCAACTTCGTGGTGAATGCCGAGCCCGACAGCTTCGCCCAGTCCTTCGCCCGCGTGCACGGCCCGTCGGCCTGCGCCATGGCGTTCCGCGTCAAGGACGCCGCAGCCGCCTACCGCCGCGCCCTGTCGCTCGGCGCCATGCCCGTCGAGGGGCGGGTCGGGCCGATGGAGCTCAACATTCCGGCAATTGCCGGGATCGGCGGCAGCCTCATCTATCTCGTCGATCGCTACGGGTCGGTCGGCAGCATCTACGACATCGACTTTCGGCCGCTGCCTGGCGTCGAGCCGCAGCCGAAGGGCGCCGGGCTCAGCTATATCGATCATCTGACGCACAACGTCCATCGCGGACGCATGGATCAGTGGTCGAAATTCTATGAACGCGTGTTCAATTTCCGCGAAATCCGCTACTTCGACATCGAGGGCAAGGTCACCGGCCTGCGCTCGCGGGCGATGACCAGCCCGTGCGGCAAGATCCGCATCCCGATCAACGAGTCGGCCGACGACAAGTCGCAGATCGCGGAATATCTCGCCGCTTACAAAGGGGAGGGCATCCAGCACATCGCGCTCGGCACCGACAACATCTACGCGACCATCGATCGGTTGCGCGCGGCCAAGGTCAAGTTCATGCCGACCCCGGCGACCTACTACGAGATGATCGCCGCGCGCCTGCCCGGCCACGGCGAGGACTTGGCGCGGCTCAAGAAGAGCCAGATCCTCATCGACGGCGCGCCGACCGAAGGCGCCGGCCTGCTGCTGCAGATCTTCACCACGACGGTGATCGGTCCGATCTTCTTCGAGATCATCCAGCGCAAGGGCAACGAGGGATTCGGCGAGGGCAACTTCAAGGCACTGTTCGAATCGATCGAGCTCGATCAAATCCGCAGAGGAGTGATCAAGTCATGA